GCCCGCCACCGTCATCCCGATGAATGGAAGAAGGGGCAGGCCGCGCACCGGCCGCCGGCGGTCGAGATCCCGATTCCAGATCATCGAGACGCTGTTCTTCCTCGCGGTCATGTTGAGGACCTCGAGAAAGATCGATCCCGAGCGGCCGAAGATCGAGATCTCCCGTTCCACCCGGCCGTCCAGCCTTCCATAGGACGACATCTTCTCGCTGAAGGGATCTCCCCAGACGGGGACGTGGACCGGATCGCCGTCCGAGTCCCAGCGGGTGAATCGGGCACGGAGAGGCGTGTAGGGGGCGCCGGAGGCGACTCGAAGGACGAAGGAGAGCGTCCATCCGGCCCTCGCCGGGAACCTCGCGCGCGCGAGAAAACTCTGCTCGCGCTCGGCGCTCACGCGCGTCCAGCGGTCGTAGACGCCTCCACGGAAGCGGCTGTCGATCCACGCGTGCGCGAGGGTCGCCTCGAGGTCATCGATCCATCGACGATCCCCTCCGCGGCGGGGAAGGGGGCGCAGCCCGATCTCGGCCTCGATTCCCCGTGCGAGCGCCCGTCCCTCGGAGATCGCTGTGTAGGCGACCCGATCGGCCGGCACGAGGAGATCGCGGGTGTCGCGCGTGTAGGTCTCGAGCGTCCAGTCGATGCGCCGCCACGTGGCGTTCAACCCGGCGCTCGCGAGCGCCGCCCGCTCGGGCGGGTAAGCGGACAGCGGCCTGATCGAGAGGGGCGCCTCGCGCGAGAAGGATTGGATCCCATCCGGATATTGCAGGAACTGCCCGGCCCCGACGCGGAAGCCGAGCGGCCCCTTGATCCGGCCTCGAAGTGCGACGCGCGGGCTCACCTGGATCGGCGAGGGGCCGCTCGCGTCCTCGATGCGCAGGCCGAGCGAGAGGAACCAGTCCCTCCCGAAGCCGACGACATCCTCCGCCCAGGCGGCCCGATAGGCGAGCAGATCGTCCATGTCGAGCGACGCGGGAGTCGGATTGAGGCTCGGGGCCGCGTCCGCTTCCGCATCCCAACCGACCCTGGACCGATAGCGATCCCAGGAGGCGCCGATGCGCAGGACATGGGGCGCGGCGTCGACTTCCCACTCGTGGGAGGCGGAGATCCGCAAGGCCCTGGTCCGCGCGGCGGCATAGCTCACCCGATCGTCCGTCCCCTGGATCCGGACTCGGGTCCTGTCGGTCAGGAGCGAGCCTTTCGAGATCGCCCGCAGCCCCTCGCGGAGATCGCACGCGTGTTCGATCGAGAAGCCGGACGATCCGCTGCTGCCGCGCGTATCGGCCCCCTGCTCTCCGGCCTCGCCCGGGAAGATGTAGTCGATCCCCTCGTCGCCGAGCGCGAACCTGGCGATCAAGCGATGCCCGAGCGCGGGATCCCAGTCGAGGCGCCCCTGCGCCTCCTGCAGGTAGGGATACTGCGTTCCCTCCCCCTTGGGCGGCCGGAGGATCAGATCGTAGTAGGTGCGGCGGAGCCCGAGAATCCAGCTCCCGCGGCC
This Candidatus Eisenbacteria bacterium DNA region includes the following protein-coding sequences:
- a CDS encoding TonB-dependent receptor, whose product is MALRRLGARSRPRLDPLRSAEPAVSRSRGIESSACRGAERRPRSAGRASRPRSSIATRRIALQAASLLAALLLASPRAPAEAAARHAVRGRIVDRLTREPLPMAQVVIDPGDWILSVDSLGRFHADLPGAGTYRLRALAPMHETSGWLLVTATDEEPLARAELSLEPQAYRVPTVEIYGERIRPDPPQAPSRLILAREIRRAPGGFQDPLRALQESRSIETRNDLGTLLSIRGGEPDQVLFLMDGFDAYNPYRMRIVLGGGLSLANPDIVESVELYAGGFSARYGNRTSGVIHLRTREGNRHSFRSRQTLSLIAASTALEGPLPGGRGSWILGLRRTYYDLILRPPKGEGTQYPYLQEAQGRLDWDPALGHRLIARFALGDEGIDYIFPGEAGEQGADTRGSSGSSGFSIEHACDLREGLRAISKGSLLTDRTRVRIQGTDDRVSYAAARTRALRISASHEWEVDAAPHVLRIGASWDRYRSRVGWDAEADAAPSLNPTPASLDMDDLLAYRAAWAEDVVGFGRDWFLSLGLRIEDASGPSPIQVSPRVALRGRIKGPLGFRVGAGQFLQYPDGIQSFSREAPLSIRPLSAYPPERAALASAGLNATWRRIDWTLETYTRDTRDLLVPADRVAYTAISEGRALARGIEAEIGLRPLPRRGGDRRWIDDLEATLAHAWIDSRFRGGVYDRWTRVSAEREQSFLARARFPARAGWTLSFVLRVASGAPYTPLRARFTRWDSDGDPVHVPVWGDPFSEKMSSYGRLDGRVEREISIFGRSGSIFLEVLNMTARKNSVSMIWNRDLDRRRPVRGLPLLPFIGMTVAG